A window from Pseudomonas frederiksbergensis encodes these proteins:
- a CDS encoding calcium:proton antiporter encodes MLTLLKQEKFLLLAVIAATVAYPLEHWMLHSGQPIALTAGLVLIAFIVVASMRVAHHAELLAEKVGDPYGTMILTLAAVLVEVVILAIMMSNEASPTLVRDTIYSAVMLDINGILGLAALMGGLKHGEQSYNDDSARSYSVMILTAMGVSMVVPEFIPEARWKLYSAFTIGAMVVLYTLFLRMQVGPHSYFFSYSYPEKRRKKVSEEQPEPVNLGLSIGTLVFGVVVIGALAEVMSKTLDLGLEGTGAPPVITAILVAAISAAPEILTALRAALANRMQSVVNIAMGASLSTVILTVPVMEAMALYTGQPFQMAMTPVQTVMIFLTLIVSAINLNDGETNAIEGMTHFVLFATFIMLSLLGL; translated from the coding sequence ATGCTCACACTCCTCAAGCAAGAAAAATTTCTGCTGCTGGCCGTGATCGCCGCCACCGTCGCCTACCCGCTGGAGCACTGGATGCTACACAGCGGCCAACCCATTGCGCTGACCGCCGGCCTGGTGCTGATTGCCTTCATCGTCGTTGCCTCCATGCGCGTTGCTCATCACGCCGAACTGCTTGCGGAAAAAGTCGGTGACCCTTACGGCACGATGATCCTGACCCTGGCCGCCGTGCTGGTGGAAGTGGTGATCCTGGCGATCATGATGAGCAACGAGGCTTCGCCGACCCTGGTACGCGACACGATTTATTCGGCGGTGATGCTCGACATCAACGGCATCCTCGGCCTCGCTGCGTTGATGGGTGGGCTCAAGCACGGCGAACAGTCCTACAATGACGACTCGGCGCGCAGTTACAGCGTGATGATCCTCACCGCCATGGGCGTTTCCATGGTGGTGCCGGAGTTCATCCCCGAGGCTCGCTGGAAACTCTATTCGGCGTTCACCATTGGTGCGATGGTCGTGCTCTACACCTTGTTCCTGCGCATGCAGGTCGGGCCGCACAGTTATTTCTTCAGCTACAGCTACCCGGAAAAACGTCGCAAGAAAGTCTCGGAGGAACAACCTGAACCGGTCAATCTGGGGCTGAGTATCGGGACATTGGTGTTCGGCGTGGTGGTGATCGGCGCATTGGCCGAGGTAATGTCCAAGACCCTCGATCTGGGCCTCGAAGGGACGGGCGCACCGCCGGTGATCACGGCAATCCTGGTGGCGGCAATCTCGGCGGCGCCGGAAATCCTGACCGCGTTGCGGGCGGCACTGGCCAACCGCATGCAGTCGGTGGTCAACATCGCCATGGGCGCATCGCTGTCGACAGTCATCCTGACAGTGCCGGTGATGGAAGCGATGGCGCTCTACACCGGCCAGCCGTTCCAGATGGCGATGACCCCGGTGCAGACCGTGATGATCTTCCTCACCCTGATCGTCAGCGCGATCAACCTCAATGAT
- a CDS encoding zinc-binding alcohol dehydrogenase family protein: MKAIAYYASLPISDSNSLQDINLPEPVAGPRDLLVEVKAISVNPVDTKVRQNVQPEAGTAKVLGWDVAGVVKAVGSEVTLFKAGDKVFYAGSIARAGGNSELHVVDERIVGHMPKTLGFAEAAALPLTAITAWELLFERLQVREGKTDEGQSLLIVGAAGGVGSILTQLASQLTGLKVIGTASRPQTQSWVRELGADLVIDHSQPLSEELKRAGVDQVTHVASLTQTDHHLDQLVEALAPQGKLALIDDPKALDVTKLKRKSLSLHWEFMYTRSLFETADMIEQHKLLNRVAELIDAGTLKTTVGEHFGTINAANLRRAHELLESGKSKGKIVLEGF; the protein is encoded by the coding sequence ATGAAAGCCATTGCCTACTACGCCTCGTTGCCCATCAGCGACTCAAACTCTCTGCAAGACATCAACCTGCCAGAACCGGTTGCCGGCCCGCGTGACCTGTTGGTGGAAGTCAAAGCCATCTCGGTGAACCCGGTGGACACCAAGGTCCGCCAGAACGTACAGCCCGAAGCGGGCACGGCGAAAGTGCTGGGCTGGGACGTGGCCGGTGTGGTCAAGGCCGTCGGCAGTGAAGTGACGCTGTTCAAGGCCGGCGACAAAGTTTTCTACGCCGGCTCCATCGCCCGCGCGGGCGGCAACAGCGAACTGCACGTGGTCGATGAGCGGATCGTCGGCCATATGCCGAAAACCCTCGGTTTCGCCGAAGCTGCCGCGCTGCCGCTGACGGCTATCACCGCGTGGGAATTGCTCTTCGAACGCCTGCAGGTGCGTGAAGGCAAAACCGATGAAGGCCAGAGCCTTTTGATCGTCGGTGCCGCTGGCGGTGTGGGGTCGATTCTTACGCAACTGGCCAGCCAGCTGACCGGGCTGAAAGTCATCGGCACCGCTTCCCGCCCACAAACCCAGAGCTGGGTTCGTGAGCTGGGTGCCGACCTGGTGATCGATCACAGCCAGCCGTTGAGCGAAGAGCTCAAACGCGCGGGTGTCGATCAGGTGACCCACGTCGCCAGCCTGACCCAGACCGATCACCACCTGGACCAGTTGGTCGAGGCACTGGCGCCGCAAGGCAAACTGGCCCTGATCGATGACCCGAAGGCGCTGGATGTGACCAAACTCAAGCGCAAGAGCCTGTCCCTGCACTGGGAGTTCATGTACACCCGCTCGCTGTTTGAAACCGCGGACATGATCGAGCAGCACAAATTACTCAACCGCGTGGCAGAGCTGATCGACGCCGGGACGCTGAAAACCACGGTCGGCGAGCATTTCGGAACCATCAACGCGGCGAACCTGCGTCGCGCCCACGAGCTGCTGGAAAGCGGCAAATCCAAGGGCAAGATTGTGCTCGAAGGGTTCTGA
- a CDS encoding BMP family ABC transporter substrate-binding protein, with product MHKRPLKKLLGAVVAAIGLSASLTASAADPLKVGFVYIGPIGDHGWTYQHEQGRKALAEKFGDQITTNYVENVAEGADAERVIRNMAKDKYDLVFTTSFGYMNPTLKVAKQFPKVTFEHATGYKQDKNLGTYLARTYEGRYVGGFLAAKMTRTKKIGYVASFPIPEVIRDINAIQLALNKYNPGTEIKVVWVNSWFDPGKEADAANALIDQGVDVVFQHTDSPAPIQAAERRGVYAVGYASDMAHFGPKAVLTSIVNDWAPHYIQATQSVLDHLWKSQDYWGGLKEGTVELPMSDLVPAPVKAEAEQIIADIKSGAFHPFTGPIKDQAGVEKIAAGAAASNAELASMNYYVEGMKAEIPK from the coding sequence ATGCACAAACGTCCGTTGAAGAAGCTGCTTGGCGCCGTCGTCGCGGCCATCGGTCTGAGCGCCAGCCTGACCGCCAGTGCCGCCGACCCGCTGAAAGTCGGCTTCGTCTACATCGGTCCGATTGGCGATCACGGCTGGACGTATCAGCATGAACAGGGGCGCAAGGCGCTGGCGGAAAAATTCGGCGATCAAATCACCACCAACTACGTGGAGAACGTCGCCGAAGGTGCCGACGCCGAACGGGTGATCCGCAACATGGCCAAGGACAAGTACGACCTGGTCTTCACCACGTCCTTCGGCTACATGAACCCGACCCTGAAAGTCGCCAAGCAATTTCCCAAGGTGACCTTCGAACACGCCACCGGCTACAAACAGGACAAGAACCTCGGCACCTACCTGGCGCGCACGTATGAAGGTCGCTACGTCGGCGGCTTCCTCGCGGCGAAAATGACCAGGACCAAGAAGATCGGTTACGTCGCGTCCTTCCCGATCCCGGAAGTGATCCGCGACATCAACGCCATTCAACTGGCTCTGAACAAGTACAACCCGGGCACCGAGATCAAAGTGGTGTGGGTCAACTCCTGGTTCGATCCGGGCAAAGAGGCCGATGCCGCCAATGCGTTGATCGATCAGGGCGTGGACGTGGTGTTCCAGCACACCGACAGCCCGGCGCCGATCCAGGCGGCCGAACGACGCGGCGTGTATGCCGTGGGCTACGCGTCGGACATGGCGCACTTCGGGCCGAAAGCGGTGCTGACGTCCATCGTCAACGACTGGGCGCCGCACTACATTCAGGCGACCCAAAGCGTGCTCGATCACCTGTGGAAATCGCAGGATTACTGGGGTGGGTTGAAGGAAGGCACGGTTGAGTTACCGATGAGCGATCTGGTGCCGGCGCCGGTGAAAGCCGAGGCGGAGCAGATCATTGCCGATATCAAGAGCGGTGCTTTCCACCCGTTCACCGGACCGATCAAGGATCAGGCCGGCGTCGAGAAGATTGCGGCAGGCGCTGCGGCGAGCAATGCGGAGCTGGCATCGATGAACTACTACGTTGAAGGCATGAAGGCCGAGATACCGAAGTAA
- a CDS encoding putative quinol monooxygenase: MSQPFTAIATLIAKPGQQDALEQHLRALLEPTRAEAGCGQYDLHQDLANPLAFYMIEKWSSDEALQAHDDSAHIQNFRAKAGAFLEHFDLKRLRSIV; the protein is encoded by the coding sequence ATGTCCCAACCTTTTACCGCCATCGCCACCCTCATCGCCAAACCCGGCCAGCAGGACGCCCTCGAACAGCACCTGCGGGCGCTGCTGGAACCGACCCGCGCCGAGGCCGGTTGCGGTCAATACGACTTGCACCAGGACCTCGCCAATCCTCTTGCCTTCTACATGATCGAAAAATGGAGCAGTGACGAAGCCCTGCAAGCCCATGACGACAGCGCGCACATCCAGAACTTCCGCGCCAAGGCTGGCGCCTTTCTCGAACACTTCGACCTCAAGCGCCTGCGTTCCATCGTCTGA
- a CDS encoding MFS transporter, with protein METQGFSAAERLERLPISGYHRIIFIIIALAFFFDSMDLAMMTFLLGSIKTEFGLSTAQAGLLASSSFFGMVVGASLSGMLADRFGRKPVFQWSIVLWGIASYLCSTAQNVETLTLFRILLGIGMGMEFPIAQSMLSELIPAKRRGRYIALMDGFWPLGFVAAGVLSYFLLPIIGWRDIFLVLAVPAVFVLAIRFFIPESPRWLEQAGHHDVADKVLLRIEDRVRASLGCSQLPEPIRLPRAASTPGHFFSALRQIWSPLYRQRTMMIWSVWFFALLGFYGLTSWLSALLQQSGFAVTQSVYYTVLISLGGIPGFLMAAWLVERWGRKPVCVVTLLGGGVMAFLYGQSAVFGGNVSLLITSGLLMQFFLFGMWAVLYTYTPELYPTSARATGSGFASAIGRVGSLLGPMVTGLVFPMTGQGGVFALGAMCFAIAAGVVWVFGMETRGKTLEELSEAVA; from the coding sequence ATGGAAACACAAGGCTTTAGCGCAGCAGAACGACTGGAACGGCTGCCCATCAGCGGTTATCACCGGATCATTTTCATCATCATTGCCTTGGCGTTTTTCTTCGACTCCATGGACCTGGCGATGATGACCTTCCTGCTCGGCTCGATCAAAACCGAGTTTGGCCTGAGCACGGCACAGGCCGGGTTGCTGGCCAGTTCGAGCTTTTTCGGCATGGTCGTGGGGGCGTCACTGTCCGGCATGCTGGCCGACCGTTTCGGGCGCAAACCGGTGTTTCAGTGGAGCATCGTGCTGTGGGGGATCGCCAGCTACCTGTGCTCCACGGCGCAGAACGTCGAGACGCTGACGTTGTTCCGAATCCTGCTGGGGATCGGCATGGGCATGGAGTTTCCCATCGCTCAGTCGATGCTCTCGGAGCTGATTCCTGCCAAACGACGTGGGCGCTACATCGCGTTGATGGACGGTTTCTGGCCGCTGGGCTTCGTCGCCGCCGGCGTACTGTCGTACTTCCTGCTGCCGATAATTGGCTGGCGGGACATCTTCCTGGTGTTGGCGGTGCCGGCGGTGTTTGTCCTGGCGATTCGCTTTTTCATTCCCGAATCACCGCGCTGGCTGGAACAGGCCGGGCATCATGACGTGGCGGACAAGGTTTTGCTGCGCATCGAAGATCGGGTCCGGGCCTCGCTGGGGTGTTCGCAGCTGCCTGAGCCAATCCGCCTGCCGAGAGCAGCGAGTACGCCGGGCCATTTCTTTTCCGCGTTGCGGCAGATCTGGTCGCCGCTGTACCGCCAGCGCACGATGATGATCTGGAGCGTCTGGTTCTTCGCTTTGCTGGGGTTCTATGGCCTGACGTCCTGGCTCAGTGCCTTGCTGCAGCAATCAGGTTTTGCCGTGACCCAGTCGGTGTATTACACGGTGCTGATTTCCCTTGGCGGGATTCCCGGTTTCCTGATGGCCGCCTGGCTGGTGGAGCGTTGGGGACGTAAACCGGTGTGCGTGGTGACGTTACTCGGCGGCGGGGTGATGGCGTTTCTGTATGGTCAGAGCGCGGTGTTTGGCGGCAACGTCAGCCTGTTGATCACCTCCGGGCTACTGATGCAGTTTTTCCTGTTCGGCATGTGGGCGGTGCTTTACACCTACACACCGGAGTTGTACCCGACATCGGCGCGGGCCACAGGCTCGGGGTTTGCGTCGGCAATTGGCCGCGTGGGTTCGTTGCTCGGACCAATGGTGACCGGGCTGGTGTTCCCGATGACCGGGCAGGGCGGGGTGTTTGCGCTGGGGGCGATGTGTTTTGCGATTGCGGCAGGGGTGGTGTGGGTGTTCGGGATGGAGACCCGGGGCAAGACACTGGAAGAATTAAGCGAGGCGGTTGCTTGA
- a CDS encoding ArsR/SmtB family transcription factor, which produces MEHAPCISQIATLLADPKRSAMMWALMDGSARQTEELALLAGLSPSSASAHLGRLSAGGLLKVEFRGRKRFFRLAAPEVGAAIEALASATLASKPREIPDVFKRTSPIAKPQAAPSSLLRARLCDDHLGGTLAADLYQRLLDAGWIEQFDQRVMITHKGATQLATRGVFIQALAHRNSRVACACPDWSERRPHMGGSLGAALLQLFMQSGWLSLPNDSRALQITAAGQREIHRFAKETELEMAL; this is translated from the coding sequence ATGGAACATGCACCTTGCATCAGCCAGATCGCCACATTGCTGGCTGACCCAAAGCGCAGCGCAATGATGTGGGCCTTGATGGACGGCTCGGCGCGGCAAACCGAGGAGCTGGCCTTGTTGGCTGGCCTGTCACCGTCTTCGGCCAGTGCGCATCTGGGGCGCTTGTCCGCTGGAGGTCTGTTGAAAGTCGAATTCCGCGGCCGCAAGCGGTTCTTCCGCCTTGCCGCGCCTGAAGTGGGGGCTGCAATAGAAGCTCTGGCCAGCGCCACCCTGGCCAGCAAGCCTCGGGAAATCCCGGATGTTTTCAAACGCACCTCACCGATCGCCAAACCTCAGGCAGCGCCTTCGTCACTCTTGCGCGCCAGGCTTTGCGACGACCATTTGGGCGGCACCCTTGCCGCCGATCTTTACCAGCGTCTGCTGGATGCAGGCTGGATCGAACAGTTCGATCAGCGGGTCATGATCACTCACAAAGGCGCCACGCAATTGGCGACGCGCGGTGTGTTCATCCAGGCGCTGGCTCATCGCAACAGCCGGGTCGCCTGCGCTTGTCCGGACTGGAGCGAAAGACGCCCGCACATGGGCGGATCACTGGGGGCTGCGTTGCTGCAATTGTTCATGCAGTCAGGCTGGCTGAGCCTGCCCAACGATTCGCGAGCCTTGCAGATCACCGCCGCGGGGCAGCGTGAAATCCATCGGTTCGCCAAGGAAACCGAGCTGGAAATGGCCTTGTAG
- a CDS encoding heavy-metal-associated domain-containing protein has product MQVFNVQGMSCGHCVKAITQALQAKDPAASVRVDLAAKEVGVESALSADQVIAVITEEGYAAKVA; this is encoded by the coding sequence ATGCAAGTGTTCAACGTTCAAGGCATGTCCTGTGGTCACTGCGTCAAAGCCATCACCCAGGCGCTGCAAGCCAAGGATCCTGCGGCCAGCGTGCGTGTCGATCTGGCCGCGAAAGAAGTCGGCGTCGAGAGTGCTTTGTCGGCGGATCAGGTGATCGCGGTGATAACCGAAGAGGGCTACGCCGCCAAGGTTGCCTGA
- a CDS encoding multidrug effflux MFS transporter: protein MNLRTILILGALSAFGPLAIDFYLPAFPAMALAFGTDEKHVQLTLAAYFLGLSIGQLAYGPVADRFGRRIPLLTGVGLFTAASLACAYAPSLEWLMGARFIQALGGCAGMVIARAVVSDKCDAVGSAKVFSQLMLVMGLAPILAPMLGGLLVNTTGWQSIFLVLSGFSALAGLAVALGLPESLPAHVPRQPLSGALRQYGRLLSDRVFLGHALTGGIAIAGMFAYIAGSPFVFIKLYGVPPEHFGWLFGTNAAGFILVAQLNARLLAKRGPAFLLARTVWIYVGAGLALLAVSSLHTAQLWPLLIPLFVCIASLGCILPNASACAMNGQGARAGSASAMLGCLQFSVAAGAAALVGVLHDGSAVPMAMVISLCGVLVVSVAMLTRRLQNTRALAQAQA from the coding sequence ATGAACCTCCGTACCATTTTGATTCTTGGCGCCTTGAGCGCCTTCGGTCCGCTGGCGATCGATTTCTATCTGCCGGCCTTCCCGGCGATGGCGCTCGCCTTCGGCACCGATGAAAAACACGTTCAGCTGACCTTGGCCGCCTATTTCCTTGGCCTGTCCATCGGTCAACTGGCATATGGCCCGGTAGCGGATCGATTTGGGCGACGTATTCCCTTGCTGACCGGCGTCGGCTTGTTCACCGCCGCCTCCCTGGCCTGCGCTTATGCGCCGAGCCTCGAATGGTTGATGGGCGCACGTTTCATCCAGGCGTTGGGCGGCTGCGCGGGGATGGTGATTGCGCGGGCGGTTGTCAGCGATAAATGCGATGCGGTGGGTTCGGCGAAGGTCTTTTCGCAGTTGATGCTGGTGATGGGCCTGGCGCCGATTCTTGCGCCGATGCTGGGCGGGCTGTTGGTCAACACCACGGGCTGGCAGTCAATTTTTCTGGTGCTGAGCGGTTTCAGTGCGCTGGCAGGGTTGGCCGTTGCCCTCGGGCTGCCGGAAAGCCTGCCGGCCCATGTGCCGCGTCAACCGTTGTCCGGGGCGTTGCGTCAGTACGGTCGACTGTTGTCGGACCGGGTGTTCCTCGGCCACGCCCTGACCGGTGGCATCGCCATCGCCGGGATGTTTGCCTACATCGCCGGTTCGCCGTTCGTCTTCATCAAACTGTATGGCGTGCCACCCGAGCATTTCGGCTGGCTGTTCGGTACCAACGCGGCGGGCTTCATTCTGGTGGCGCAGCTCAACGCGCGATTGCTGGCCAAGCGTGGTCCGGCGTTTCTGCTGGCGCGCACCGTGTGGATCTACGTCGGCGCCGGGCTGGCGCTGCTGGCCGTCAGTTCGTTGCACACCGCGCAGCTATGGCCGTTGCTGATTCCGCTGTTTGTCTGCATTGCCAGCCTGGGTTGCATCCTCCCCAACGCCTCGGCCTGCGCCATGAACGGGCAGGGCGCAAGGGCCGGCAGTGCGTCGGCGATGCTCGGTTGCCTGCAATTCAGTGTCGCCGCCGGGGCGGCAGCATTGGTGGGCGTTTTACACGATGGCAGTGCCGTGCCGATGGCCATGGTCATCAGCCTGTGCGGAGTTCTGGTGGTGAGCGTGGCAATGCTCACCCGGCGTTTGCAAAATACCCGGGCGCTGGCGCAAGCCCAGGCCTGA
- a CDS encoding LysR family transcriptional regulator has product MLRFDDLQLFVRAADLGSLSAAARGMDMSAAVASAALKRIEQQLGARLLARSTRSLRLTAEGEGFLEYARAALSNLDEGRRLLASGQDQVSGILQLSAPSDFGRNLLLPWLDEFQREHPKLTVRLLLGDRIADLFRQPVDIALRYGEPEDSSLVALPIAPQNRRVLCAAPSYLARHGEPRQLEQLAQHNCLLFMLGSRVHDHWSFHDGKREISLTVSGDRFSDDADVVRLWAVAGAGIAYKSWLDVAADVLAGRLQVLMPELLCERAPLNLLCAHRAQLSKPVNLLREMLASRCASLSSRFPTLSGIDH; this is encoded by the coding sequence ATGCTGCGTTTCGATGACCTGCAGTTATTTGTCCGGGCGGCGGACCTGGGCAGTCTGTCAGCGGCGGCGCGCGGTATGGACATGTCGGCGGCGGTAGCCAGTGCGGCTTTGAAACGCATCGAACAGCAACTCGGCGCCCGGTTGCTCGCCCGTTCTACCCGCAGCCTGCGGCTGACCGCCGAAGGCGAGGGATTTCTCGAATACGCTCGGGCAGCCTTGAGCAATCTGGATGAGGGGCGTCGCTTATTGGCCAGCGGTCAGGACCAGGTCAGTGGGATTTTGCAGCTGTCGGCGCCTTCGGACTTTGGCCGCAACCTGCTGCTGCCCTGGCTGGACGAGTTCCAGCGAGAGCATCCCAAGCTTACGGTGCGTTTGCTGCTGGGCGATCGCATCGCCGACCTGTTCCGCCAACCGGTGGATATTGCCCTGCGTTACGGCGAGCCGGAAGACTCAAGCCTGGTGGCGCTGCCCATCGCCCCGCAGAACCGCCGCGTCCTTTGTGCCGCCCCGAGTTACCTGGCCCGGCACGGCGAGCCACGGCAACTGGAGCAACTGGCTCAGCACAACTGCCTGCTGTTCATGCTCGGCAGCCGGGTCCACGATCATTGGAGTTTCCACGACGGCAAACGCGAGATCAGCCTGACCGTCAGCGGCGATCGTTTCAGCGATGATGCCGATGTCGTGCGTCTGTGGGCCGTGGCAGGTGCCGGGATCGCCTACAAATCCTGGCTCGATGTCGCCGCTGATGTGCTGGCCGGTCGGTTGCAAGTGCTCATGCCGGAACTGCTGTGTGAGCGCGCACCGCTGAATTTGTTGTGCGCCCATCGCGCACAATTGAGTAAGCCGGTGAACCTTTTACGGGAAATGCTTGCCAGTCGTTGCGCCAGCTTGAGTAGCCGATTTCCCACGTTATCGGGCATCGATCATTAG
- a CDS encoding 2-oxoglutarate and iron-dependent oxygenase domain-containing protein, which produces MNPLPIIDIAPLYSDDPSAWQSIATQIDHACREWGFFYIKGHPISAARINAVLDSAQRFFALPAAEKLRIDITQTRHHRGYGAIATEQLDPSKPSDLKETFDMGLHLPVDHPDVLAEKPLRGPNRHPSMPGWESLMEQHYVDMQALAQTLLRAMTVALGIERDFFDSRFVEPVSVLRMIHYPPRHTASSEAQQGAGAHTDYGCITLLYQDAAGGLQVRNVNGEWIDAPPIDGTFVVNLGDMMARWSNDRYRSTPHRVISPLGLDRYSMPFFAEPHPDTVIECLPGCQDERHPTKYPATTCAEFLLSRFADTYAYRRQQEAL; this is translated from the coding sequence ATGAACCCGCTCCCGATCATCGACATCGCCCCGCTCTACAGCGATGACCCATCCGCCTGGCAATCAATCGCCACGCAAATCGACCATGCCTGCCGCGAGTGGGGCTTCTTCTACATCAAGGGTCATCCGATCAGCGCCGCGCGCATTAACGCCGTACTCGACAGCGCCCAACGTTTCTTCGCCCTGCCCGCCGCCGAAAAACTCAGGATCGACATCACCCAAACCCGTCACCACCGCGGTTACGGCGCCATCGCCACCGAACAACTCGACCCGAGCAAACCCAGCGACCTGAAAGAAACCTTCGACATGGGCCTGCACTTGCCGGTCGATCACCCAGACGTGCTGGCGGAAAAACCGCTGCGCGGCCCCAACCGTCATCCGTCGATGCCCGGCTGGGAGTCGTTGATGGAGCAGCACTACGTCGACATGCAAGCCTTGGCACAAACCCTGTTACGGGCCATGACTGTGGCACTGGGTATCGAGCGCGATTTTTTCGACAGCCGCTTCGTTGAACCGGTCAGCGTGTTGCGGATGATTCATTACCCACCGCGCCACACCGCCAGCTCCGAAGCGCAACAAGGCGCCGGCGCCCACACCGATTACGGTTGTATCACCCTGCTGTATCAGGATGCCGCCGGCGGCCTGCAAGTGCGAAACGTTAACGGCGAGTGGATCGATGCACCGCCGATCGACGGCACGTTCGTGGTCAACCTCGGCGACATGATGGCGCGCTGGAGCAACGACCGTTACCGGTCGACGCCGCACCGGGTGATCAGCCCCCTGGGCTTGGACCGTTACTCGATGCCATTTTTTGCCGAACCGCACCCCGACACGGTCATCGAATGCCTGCCCGGCTGTCAGGATGAACGGCACCCGACAAAGTATCCGGCCACCACCTGCGCCGAATTCCTGCTCTCGCGCTTCGCCGATACCTACGCCTATCGACGGCAACAGGAAGCGCTGTGA
- a CDS encoding adenosine deaminase, with translation MYDWLNALPKAELHLHLEGSLEPELLFALAERNKIALPWSDVETLRKAYAFNNLQEFLDLYYQGADVLRTSQDFYDLTWAYLLRCKAQNVIHTEPFFDPQTHTDRGVPFEVVLNGIAAALKDGEQQLGITSGLILSFLRHLSEEEAEKTLDQALPFRDAFVAVGLDSSEMGHPPSKFQRVFDRARHEGFLTVAHAGEEGPPEYIWEALDLLKIQRIDHGVRAIEDERLMQRIIDEQIPLTVCPLSNTKLCVFDHMSQHNILDMLERGVKVTVNSDDPAYFGGYVTENFHALYTDLGMTQDQAKRLAQNSLDARLVKP, from the coding sequence ATGTACGACTGGCTGAACGCCCTGCCCAAGGCAGAACTGCACCTGCACCTTGAGGGTTCGCTGGAGCCTGAGTTGCTGTTCGCCCTGGCCGAACGCAACAAGATCGCCCTGCCGTGGAGCGACGTCGAAACCCTGCGCAAGGCCTATGCCTTCAACAACCTGCAAGAGTTTCTCGACCTGTATTACCAGGGCGCCGACGTGTTGCGCACGTCTCAGGATTTCTACGACCTGACCTGGGCTTACCTGTTGCGCTGCAAGGCGCAGAACGTGATTCACACCGAACCGTTCTTCGACCCACAGACCCACACTGACCGTGGCGTACCGTTCGAAGTGGTGCTCAATGGCATCGCCGCCGCGTTGAAGGATGGCGAACAGCAACTGGGCATCACCAGCGGTTTGATCCTGAGTTTCCTGCGTCATTTGAGCGAAGAAGAAGCCGAGAAAACCCTCGACCAGGCGCTGCCGTTCCGTGATGCGTTTGTCGCCGTCGGCCTGGACAGTTCGGAGATGGGTCATCCGCCAAGCAAGTTCCAGCGCGTGTTTGATCGGGCCCGCCACGAAGGCTTCCTGACCGTCGCCCACGCGGGTGAAGAAGGCCCGCCGGAGTACATCTGGGAAGCCCTCGACCTGCTGAAAATCCAGCGCATCGACCATGGCGTGCGAGCCATCGAAGACGAGCGGTTGATGCAGCGGATCATCGATGAGCAAATCCCGTTGACCGTGTGCCCGTTGTCGAACACCAAGCTCTGCGTGTTCGATCACATGTCACAGCACAACATTCTCGACATGCTGGAGCGTGGCGTGAAAGTGACCGTGAACTCGGACGACCCGGCGTACTTCGGCGGTTATGTCACCGAGAACTTCCACGCGCTGTATACCGATCTGGGCATGACCCAGGATCAGGCCAAGCGCCTGGCCCAAAACAGTCTGGATGCACGGTTAGTGAAACCGTAG